A window from Hymenobacter volaticus encodes these proteins:
- a CDS encoding sialate O-acetylesterase: MTVGWQKAPRKVIADKEGNWLVRVPTVKAGGPYTIQVQGKNQLTINNVLLGEVWLCSGQSNMNFPVTKRPNSGSYTGIINAEEVIPKANYPNIRMFTVVQKVADTPQRDVQGSWVRCSPETVGNFSAVAYFFGQEIHEKTKVPIGLIHSSWGGTPAESWTRKDVLEKDPELRPILTRYEQGLTERPAYETALAAWKQEREANPQSTRPKPAEPLSATSNKSPYKLYNGMIKGLIPYTLRGVIWYQGESNAERAYQYRKLFPALIANWRQDWQQPNLPFYFVQIAPNRSQNPEIRESQLVTMQTVPHTGMAVITDAGDSLDIHPRNKQVVGHRLALWALSHEYGQTKLPYSGPIYEAMKVENGKARLQFKYADGLQAKGGPLRKFSVAGPDSVFVPAQAQIQGNTVVVWSEKVKHPVAVRFGWSISPEPNFYNAAGLPASPFRTDTWRTQTQGKN; encoded by the coding sequence GTGACGGTGGGCTGGCAGAAAGCGCCTCGCAAAGTGATAGCCGACAAAGAGGGCAACTGGCTGGTGCGCGTGCCGACTGTGAAGGCGGGCGGGCCGTACACGATTCAAGTACAAGGCAAAAATCAGCTGACCATCAACAACGTGTTGCTTGGAGAAGTGTGGCTGTGCTCGGGGCAGTCGAACATGAACTTCCCCGTAACCAAGCGCCCTAACAGTGGTTCCTACACCGGCATCATCAACGCGGAGGAAGTAATTCCGAAAGCCAATTACCCTAACATCCGCATGTTTACGGTGGTGCAGAAAGTGGCCGACACGCCGCAGCGCGACGTGCAAGGCAGTTGGGTGAGGTGCAGCCCCGAGACAGTGGGTAATTTTTCGGCAGTGGCGTACTTTTTTGGGCAGGAAATCCACGAGAAAACAAAGGTGCCGATTGGGCTGATTCACTCGTCGTGGGGCGGTACGCCGGCCGAATCTTGGACCCGCAAAGACGTGCTGGAAAAAGACCCGGAGCTGCGCCCGATTCTGACGCGCTACGAGCAAGGACTCACTGAGCGCCCGGCCTACGAAACGGCACTGGCCGCCTGGAAGCAGGAGCGCGAAGCCAACCCGCAAAGCACCCGCCCCAAACCCGCCGAGCCGCTCAGCGCCACCAGCAACAAGTCGCCCTATAAGCTCTACAACGGCATGATTAAGGGGCTAATACCGTACACGTTGCGCGGTGTTATCTGGTACCAGGGCGAGAGCAATGCCGAGCGCGCCTACCAGTACCGCAAGCTGTTTCCGGCCCTCATTGCCAACTGGCGCCAAGATTGGCAGCAGCCTAACCTGCCGTTCTACTTCGTGCAAATTGCCCCCAACCGCAGCCAGAACCCCGAAATCCGGGAGTCGCAGCTGGTGACCATGCAAACCGTGCCCCATACCGGCATGGCCGTCATCACCGACGCCGGCGACTCGCTCGACATTCATCCGCGCAACAAGCAGGTGGTAGGCCACCGGCTGGCGCTATGGGCCCTAAGCCACGAATACGGCCAGACAAAGTTGCCTTATTCGGGCCCTATCTATGAAGCCATGAAAGTGGAAAACGGCAAAGCCCGTCTGCAATTCAAGTACGCCGATGGGCTGCAAGCGAAAGGCGGACCCCTGCGCAAGTTCTCGGTAGCAGGCCCCGACAGCGTGTTTGTGCCTGCCCAGGCGCAGATACAAGGCAACACCGTGGTGGTCTGGAGCGAGAAAGTGAAGCATCCGGTAGCTGTGCGTTTCGGGTGGAGCATTTCACCGGAGCCTAACTTCTACAACGCCGCCGGTTTGCCCGCCTCGCCTTTCCGCACCGATACGTGGCGCACCCAAACGCAGGGAAAGAATTGA
- a CDS encoding RagB/SusD family nutrient uptake outer membrane protein, which translates to MKKTIYLLAAATWLTLSGCEKELDQNPLSSGSTPTFYRSQADFDQALAAAYQPLTGYPTRALNLSETRSDNIYGVDDLGVRDWAPVNNFSTALVNNPYVAEAWTTNYRGIFRVNTVLDQLAANGSVVSDASRPRLEGEAKFLRAFYYFDLVRFFGKVPIYEAALLPDAVAKIPRSPVEDVYKLIISDLQAAISSLPATYDNAVSADKPNVGRATANAAKSLLALVYLTRSGPTYGIEGPGLNTNEYNLALPLLNDVLNSGKYSFLASYPDIFSYTNENNREVVFDIQFQGGGTGLGSDFPGLLVPDAYFTFLKIPYASGGLEIRPIANDLLNSYPAGDVRKTFNFAEGYVSTTGFRETRWLMKKYLNENLRGPGRLDWPINWIVLRYTDLLMMKAECILHGVGGTQTDVDNIVNQVRARAGVTTKLTNVTLPQLMEERRRELAGEGSRWHDLVREGLVLTRMNAWIPVEDTRNRMRRNIDATQIIYPVPQSELSAAPGLYEQNPGY; encoded by the coding sequence ATGAAAAAGACGATATATCTGCTAGCAGCGGCTACCTGGCTTACGCTAAGCGGCTGCGAGAAAGAGCTCGATCAAAACCCCCTTTCCAGCGGCTCGACCCCTACGTTCTACCGCAGCCAAGCTGATTTCGACCAAGCCCTGGCTGCGGCCTATCAGCCCCTCACCGGCTACCCCACCCGGGCCCTCAACCTCTCCGAAACCCGTTCCGACAACATCTACGGCGTCGATGACCTGGGGGTGCGCGACTGGGCGCCGGTCAACAACTTCTCGACGGCCCTGGTCAACAACCCGTACGTTGCGGAAGCCTGGACCACTAACTACCGAGGCATTTTCCGGGTGAACACGGTGCTCGACCAACTGGCCGCCAACGGCAGCGTGGTCAGCGACGCTTCCCGCCCGCGCTTGGAAGGCGAGGCGAAGTTTCTGCGGGCCTTCTACTACTTCGATCTGGTCCGCTTCTTTGGGAAAGTGCCGATTTATGAAGCAGCGCTGTTGCCTGATGCCGTAGCCAAAATTCCGCGCAGCCCGGTGGAAGACGTGTATAAGCTGATCATCTCCGATCTGCAAGCCGCCATCAGTTCGCTGCCCGCCACCTACGACAACGCCGTATCGGCCGACAAGCCCAATGTAGGTCGGGCCACGGCCAACGCCGCCAAAAGCTTGCTGGCGCTGGTGTACCTAACCCGCTCGGGGCCAACTTATGGTATTGAAGGACCCGGCCTGAATACTAATGAGTACAACTTGGCCTTACCGCTGCTCAACGACGTGCTCAACAGCGGGAAATACTCGTTTCTGGCTTCGTACCCCGACATCTTTTCCTACACCAATGAAAACAACCGGGAAGTTGTCTTCGACATTCAGTTTCAGGGCGGTGGCACTGGCCTCGGCAGCGACTTTCCGGGTTTGCTGGTACCCGATGCGTACTTCACGTTTCTGAAAATTCCGTACGCCTCGGGCGGCCTTGAAATCCGGCCTATTGCCAACGACCTGCTGAACTCGTACCCGGCTGGCGACGTGCGCAAGACCTTCAATTTTGCCGAAGGCTACGTGAGCACCACCGGCTTCCGCGAAACTCGCTGGCTGATGAAGAAGTACCTCAACGAAAACCTGCGCGGCCCCGGCCGCCTCGATTGGCCCATCAACTGGATTGTACTTCGCTACACCGACCTGCTGATGATGAAGGCCGAGTGCATCCTGCACGGCGTAGGCGGCACCCAAACCGACGTAGACAATATTGTAAACCAAGTGCGGGCCCGCGCCGGCGTGACTACCAAACTCACCAACGTGACTCTGCCGCAGCTCATGGAAGAACGCCGCCGCGAGCTAGCCGGCGAAGGTTCTCGCTGGCATGACCTAGTGCGCGAAGGATTGGTATTGACTCGCATGAACGCCTGGATTCCGGTGGAAGACACCCGCAACCGCATGAGGCGGAACATAGATGCTACCCAAATCATCTACCCGGTGCCGCAGTCCGAGTTAAGTGCAGCGCCCGGCCTCTACGAGCAGAACCCCGGGTACTAG
- a CDS encoding SusC/RagA family TonB-linked outer membrane protein → MKKNYKRQHGRFAVCLPLLLLAGPGVTAVQARSSTKMVAEWQITGRVVSKTNEGLPGVTVVLKGSTVGTSTGPDGNFTLSVPEKAGTLVFSYIGFQTKEQSFAGPGPVTVTLGEDVKNLDEVVVVGYGTQKRGDVTGAIASFNAEKLTERPVTRVDQALVGQLAGVQVKQTTGVPGRGFSVQVRGSGSITANNEPLYVIDGFPLEAASQNSSGRFGTGSPLDNINPNDIENIEVLKDAAAAAIYGSRAANGVVLITTKRGKSGKPKINLNTYAGFVQAVRKLDMLNSEEWVDRSIEIINANWVNSGAGRRADQTTAERQAILRVNTINPTLMIDDRWLQPGHPGLDYVDWQDEAFRTGFTQDVQLSASGASDFVNYYVSGDYQKQDGVVIGLDYKRYSARANVEVKASDKFKFGLNISPSYSVSQDPGVEGKDNLMQNIISTSPVVESAAGLNTNTGNFTNYAWGFTRNSPIRVLENAIGDTRTLRTLGTIYAEFQPIKNLAFRSTANLDNTDAESKSYSPAFVNGSLGNRQATGSFSSFRKQTFVNENTLTYTRTLGGKHDLTGLAGYSYNFTRLNAQALSASNGFVNSAVTTLNAATTISGTANNYTTETQNVLISYFGRLQYAYGGKYLVSASIRRDGSSRFGENTKFGVFPAASLGWRISQENFMQNLTPISDLKLRASVGYSGNNGIGDYSSIATLGIYNYTYGGTQFNGQAPNRVNNPDLKWERSRTYDVGFDFGLLKNRITGSFDYYTKTSKDLLLNIPILAGAGFATQLTNIGEVLNRGQELELTSRNFVGAFQWTTSVNVSHNTNKVVRLGASNAPIQVLSAFDIPNNILQVGQPLYSIYVVKQDGIISQADLDNGAALYGAQTVGDPKYVDYNGDGKIDANDRQIVGHPNADYSWGVTNSFKYKGFDLSVLVQGQNGGSIYSLFGRAVDRTGTGQPDNVLGLYRDRWRSPKTPAPESAARRTPPSAASKTPTGCTRRTTTASATSRWATTSGCSSRRASRRVPAST, encoded by the coding sequence ATGAAGAAAAACTACAAGCGGCAACACGGCCGGTTCGCGGTGTGCTTGCCCCTGTTGCTGCTGGCCGGTCCAGGAGTAACCGCAGTGCAGGCCCGCTCATCAACCAAGATGGTAGCCGAATGGCAGATAACGGGCCGCGTGGTTTCCAAAACCAATGAAGGCTTGCCGGGCGTAACGGTAGTGCTCAAGGGAAGTACGGTCGGTACGTCTACGGGCCCTGATGGCAATTTCACGCTGTCCGTGCCCGAAAAAGCCGGCACTTTAGTATTTAGTTACATCGGCTTTCAAACCAAGGAGCAAAGCTTTGCAGGACCGGGACCCGTCACCGTGACGCTTGGCGAAGACGTCAAGAACCTTGACGAAGTAGTAGTAGTCGGGTACGGCACGCAGAAACGGGGCGACGTAACGGGGGCCATTGCTTCGTTCAACGCCGAAAAGCTAACCGAGCGGCCTGTAACCCGCGTCGATCAGGCGCTGGTGGGGCAGTTGGCGGGTGTGCAAGTGAAGCAGACGACCGGCGTGCCCGGCCGCGGCTTTTCGGTGCAGGTGCGGGGCTCGGGCTCCATCACCGCCAACAACGAGCCCCTGTACGTTATCGACGGCTTTCCTTTGGAAGCAGCTTCGCAGAACTCGTCGGGCCGCTTCGGGACGGGTAGCCCGCTCGACAACATCAACCCCAACGACATCGAGAACATCGAGGTGCTGAAAGATGCCGCCGCGGCGGCCATCTACGGTTCGCGGGCGGCCAACGGGGTGGTGCTCATCACTACCAAGCGCGGCAAGTCGGGCAAGCCGAAAATCAACCTCAATACTTATGCGGGTTTTGTGCAGGCAGTGCGCAAGCTGGATATGCTGAATTCCGAGGAGTGGGTGGACCGCTCCATCGAAATCATCAACGCCAACTGGGTCAACTCCGGGGCGGGCCGCCGTGCCGACCAGACCACCGCCGAGCGCCAAGCTATTTTGCGCGTCAACACCATCAACCCCACCCTGATGATCGACGACCGGTGGCTGCAACCCGGCCACCCCGGTCTCGACTACGTGGATTGGCAAGACGAGGCGTTCCGAACCGGCTTCACGCAGGACGTCCAACTCTCGGCCAGCGGCGCCAGCGACTTCGTGAACTACTACGTTTCCGGAGACTACCAGAAGCAGGACGGCGTCGTGATTGGACTGGATTACAAGCGCTACTCGGCCCGCGCCAACGTGGAAGTGAAAGCCAGCGACAAGTTTAAGTTCGGCTTGAACATCTCGCCGTCTTACTCCGTCAGCCAAGACCCCGGGGTGGAGGGCAAGGACAACTTGATGCAAAACATCATTTCCACCTCGCCCGTGGTGGAAAGCGCGGCGGGTCTGAACACCAACACCGGCAACTTCACCAACTACGCCTGGGGCTTCACGCGCAACAGCCCGATTCGGGTGCTGGAAAACGCCATCGGCGACACCCGCACCCTTCGGACGCTCGGTACCATTTACGCCGAGTTTCAGCCTATCAAGAACCTGGCGTTTCGCTCCACCGCCAACCTCGACAACACCGACGCCGAGTCCAAGTCCTACAGCCCGGCTTTCGTGAACGGCAGCCTCGGCAACCGGCAAGCCACGGGTTCGTTCAGTTCGTTCCGCAAGCAAACCTTCGTGAACGAGAACACGCTGACCTACACCCGGACGCTCGGCGGCAAGCACGACCTGACGGGGCTGGCCGGTTACTCCTACAACTTCACCAGGCTGAACGCGCAAGCCCTATCGGCTTCCAATGGGTTTGTGAACAGCGCCGTCACGACGCTGAATGCCGCCACTACTATTAGCGGCACGGCCAACAACTACACCACCGAAACGCAGAACGTCCTGATTTCCTACTTCGGACGCTTGCAGTACGCCTACGGCGGCAAGTATCTGGTGTCGGCCAGCATCCGGCGCGACGGTTCGTCGCGGTTCGGTGAGAACACCAAGTTTGGGGTTTTCCCGGCGGCTTCGTTGGGCTGGCGCATCTCGCAGGAGAATTTCATGCAAAACCTGACCCCCATCAGCGACTTGAAGCTGCGGGCCAGCGTGGGCTACTCCGGCAACAATGGCATCGGCGACTACAGCAGCATTGCCACGCTCGGCATCTACAACTACACCTACGGGGGCACGCAGTTCAATGGGCAGGCGCCCAACCGCGTCAACAACCCCGATCTGAAGTGGGAACGGTCGCGCACCTATGATGTAGGTTTTGATTTCGGGCTACTGAAAAACCGCATTACGGGCTCGTTCGACTACTACACCAAAACCAGCAAAGACCTGCTGCTCAACATTCCGATTTTGGCCGGAGCGGGCTTCGCTACCCAGCTCACCAACATTGGGGAGGTGCTGAACCGAGGACAGGAATTGGAACTGACCAGCCGCAACTTTGTAGGTGCTTTCCAGTGGACTACCTCCGTGAACGTGAGCCACAACACCAATAAGGTGGTACGCTTAGGGGCCAGCAATGCCCCCATCCAAGTGCTTTCGGCCTTCGATATTCCCAACAACATCCTGCAAGTGGGCCAGCCGCTCTACAGCATCTACGTGGTGAAGCAAGATGGCATTATCTCCCAGGCTGACCTCGACAACGGCGCTGCCCTCTACGGCGCGCAAACCGTGGGCGACCCGAAGTACGTGGACTACAACGGCGACGGGAAGATTGATGCCAACGACCGCCAGATTGTGGGCCACCCCAACGCCGACTATAGCTGGGGCGTCACGAACAGCTTCAAATACAAAGGCTTCGATTTGAGCGTGCTGGTGCAAGGCCAAAATGGCGGCTCCATCTACTCACTGTTCGGCCGCGCCGTCGACCGTACCGGTACCGGCCAGCCCGACAACGTGCTCGGCCTCTACCGTGACCGGTGGCGCTCCCCGAAGACCCCGGCGCCGGAGAGCGCGGCAAGGCGTACTCCACCTTCGGCCGCATCAAAAACACCGACTGGCTGTACTCGTCGGACTACTACCGCATCCGCAACATCACGGTGGGCTACGACCTCGGGTTGCTCATCAAGAAGAGCGTCGCGCAGGGTGCCCGCATCTACGTAA